Proteins encoded within one genomic window of Arachis ipaensis cultivar K30076 chromosome B08, Araip1.1, whole genome shotgun sequence:
- the LOC107612709 gene encoding DDB1- and CUL4-associated factor homolog 1 isoform X2 produces the protein MEDQANQNQGQGPPPPQPPPLPAPESEPPVEEEEEDEEDDSKKEEEELVAKVNRLMEKIISAPDNPKPAVLHALASILETQESRYMEENGYSSSSNARAAHNIGRLGSLIRENDEFFELISSKFLAESTYSTAVQAATCRLLLCCSLTWIYPHVFDEPVLDCIKEWVLDDNGRLSAEEQNLKHNSGRRDASDSEMLKTYSTGVLAVCLVRGQVVEDVLTSGLSAKLMRYLRLRVLGETSSSQKEITHATDSRHASGNSSVRVRDDGRGRFRQLLEPCHLDDSRMVDDRSLDDVSLERGLDKSISGQEDSWVDGEPPDLLGKNADIREADADDEDRWHCTDISDGRMKYGEHDDNLRDDSSRRRTNRGWGRSKGKGRVNEGTVESEAIVSSPGSGSRLGQGRSVRDRTMQRNVDVRRVPDSKKNARTTSDASVLERGDNDDCFRDCRIGSRDISDIVRKAICAAEAEARSANAPDEAVKAAGDAAADLVKTTASEEFKSTNDEDAAVLAASRAASTVVDAASAVEVSRSSISINTETENVSGAEPEIVEDVEEYFIPDIQSLAQLREKYCIQCLELLGEYVEVLGPVLHEKGVDVCLALLQQNSKHREASKVALLLPDVMKLICALAAHRKFAALFVDRGGMQKLLAVPRMAQTYFGLSSCLFTIGSLQGIMERVCALPSDVVFHVVELALQLLECNQDQARKNAALFFAAAFVFRAVLDAFDSQDGLQKLLGLLNDAASVRSGVNSGALGLSSAGSLRNDRSSAEVLTSSEKQIAYHTCVALRQYFRAHLLLLVDSIRPNKSNRSAARNIPSVRAAYKPLDISNEAIDAVFLQLQKDRKLGPAFVRTRWPAVEKFLAYSGHITMLELCQAPPVERYLHDLLQYALGVLHIVTLVPSSRKMIVNATLSNNRVGIAVILDAANIVSSHVDPEIIQPALNVLVNLVCPPPSISNKPALASQSQQSASAQTSNAPPLESRDRTAERNNPDRVAAVTNQTDPRERNGESSAVDRTTTISSSQTLNNTPQTPGSATTSGLVGDRRITLGAGAGCAGLAAQLEQGYRQAREAVRSNNGIKVLLHLLQPRIYSPPAALDCLRALACRVLLGLARDDTIAHILTKLQVGKKLSELIRDSGSQTTGTEQGRWQAELSQAAIELIGIVTNSGRASTLAATDAATPTLRRIERAAIAAATPITYHSRELLLLIHEHLQASGLSQAASTLLKEAQLTPLPSLAAPSSLAQQPTTPEVSSTSIQWPSGRAPSGFLSNKLKANGRDEDVSLKIDSFSAKKKSLTFSSSFGSHSKRHLADSQQPPSRKWLSAGKESSDTSILEMASESSGKHNIDTGSHCKTPVNMPTKRKLSDLKDIGMFSSSAKRLNVGDQGLRSPIFSSSIRKTTQHADFAGLSTPISNLRSTADNGDENQYSISNPSQMMPSSQVLNDLQPNNPERVTLDSLVVQYLKHQHRQCPAPITTLPPLSLLHPHVCPEPKRSLDAPSNVTARLGTREFKLAYGGVHGNRKDRQFVYSRFRPWRTCRDDAGALLTCITFLEDSSHIAVGSHNGELKLFDSNNNNVVESYTGHQSPLTLVQSFVSGETQLLLSSSSQDVRLWDAASILTGPTHSFDGCKAARFSNSGNVFAALSTESTRREILLYDIQTCQLESKLTDTFATSTGRGHVYSLIHFSPSDSMLLWNGVLWDRRVSGPVHRFDQFTDYGGGGFHPAGNEVIINSEVWDLRKFRLLRSVPSLDQTSITFNARGDVMYAILRRNLEDVMSAVHTRRVKHPLFAAFRTVDAINYSDIATIPVDRCVLDFATESTDSFVGLITMDDQDEMYASARVYEIGRRRPTDDDSDPDDAESEEEDEDDDDDDGDVDPLLGPGFRGESDSDPDDMSNDEDDDSISELDDDEDGDFMLDDVEFDGGPGILEILTEGEEEDDEDSEVLESLSSDEEDYVGNGFGY, from the exons ATGGAGGACCAAGCGAATCAGAACCAAGGCCAAGGTCCTCCACCGCCGCAGCCTCCACCACTTCCGGCGCCGGAATCTGAACCACCggtggaggaggaggaagaggatgaagaaGACGATTccaagaaagaggaggaggaacttGTCGCCAAGGTTAACAGGCTCATGGAGAAGATTATCTCTGCGCCCGATAACCCTAAGCCCGCGGTTCTCCACGCCCTGGCCTCTATCCTCGAAACGCAAGAGTCACG ATACATGGAAGAGAATGGTTATTCTTCTTCAAGTAATGCCCGTGCTGCCCATAACATTGGGCGCCTTGGGAGCTTAATTCGG GAAAATGACGAGTTCTTTGAGTTGATATCTTCGAAGTTTCTGGCAGAATCGACGTACTCAACTGCCGTTCAAGCTGCCACTTGTAGACTTCTCTTATGCTGTTCACTGACTTGGATt TATCCTCATGTTTTTGACGAACCTGTACTGGACTGCATCAAAGAGTGGGTGCTGGATGATAATGGTAGACTATCTGCTGAAGAGCAAAATCTGAAGCATAACTCAGGGAGAAGGGATGCCTCAGATTCTGAAATGTTGAAAACCTATTCAACAGGAGTTCTTGCTGTGTGTTTGGTTAG AGGTCAAGTTGTGGAGGATGTATTGACATCTGGATTGTCAGCTAAGCTCATGCGTTATCTCCGTCTGCGTGTGCTTGGTGAGACAAGTAGCAGCCAGAAAGAAATTACTCATGCAACAGATAGTAGGCATGCATCAGGGAATAGTTCAGTCAGAGTTAGAGATGATGGTCGTGGAAGATTTCGCCAGCTCTTGGAACCTTGTCATTTAGATGATTCACGGATGGTTGATGATAGATCTTTAGATGATGTATCTCTTGAAAGGGGTCTTGATAAAAGCATTAGTGGACAAGAAGATTCCTGGGTTGATGGCGAGCCCCCTGACTTGCTTGGCAAAAATGCTGATATCCGTGAGGCAGATGCTGATGATGAGGATAGATGGCACTGTACAGATATAAGTGATGGAAGGATGAAATATGGCGAGCATGATGACAATTTGAGAGATGATTCTTCGAGAAGGCGCACAAATCGTGGATGGGGAAGATCCAAAGGAAAAGGAAGGGTCAACGAAGGGACTGTAGAAAGTGAAGCCATTGTTTCATCACCTGGTTCTGGTAGTCGACTAGGGCAGGGACGTAGTGTCAGAGATAGGACCATGCAGAGGAATGTCGATGTTAGAAGGGTGCCTGATTCTAAAAAGAATGCTAGGACAACTTCAGATGCTTCTGTTTTGGAAAGAGGGGATAATGATGATTGCTTCAGAGACTGCCGTATTGGAAGTAGAGATATTTCTGATATTGTTCGGAAAGCAATCTGTGCTGCTGAAGCTGAAGCCAGATCTGCCAATGCACCTGATGAAGCTGTTAAAGCAGCTGGTGATGCGGCTGCTGACCTTGTTAAAACCACAGCTTCGGAG GAGTTTAAATCCACTAATGATGAGGATGCTGCTGTTTTGGCTGCTTCAAGGGCTGCATCCACTGTTGTTGATGCTGCATCTGCAGTTGAGGTTTCAAG GAGCTCCATTAGTATCAATACTGAAACAGAGAATGTGAGTGGCGCAGAACCGGAAATTGTTGAGGATGTTGAAGAGTACTTCATCCCAGATATCCAATCCCTTGCACAATTGAGGGAAAAGTATTGCATTCAGTGCCTTGAGTTACTTGGAGAATATGTAGAAGTTCTTGGCCCCGTGTTACATGAAAAGGGAGTAGATGTATGTCTTGCTCTTCTGCAGCAAAATTCCAAACATCGGGAGGCATCCAAGGTTGCTTTACTGTTGCCTGATGTCATGAAGCTGATATGTGCTTTGGCTGCTCATAGGAAATTTGCTGCACTATTTGTGGACCGTGGGGGAATGCAAAAGCTGCTAGCTGTCCCTAGAATGGCTCAAACTTACTTCGGCCTATCGTCTTGTCTATTTACCATTGGTTCCCTTCAG GGAATAATGGAAAGGGTTTGTGCTCTTCCGTCAGACGTCGTTTTTCATGTTGTTGAGTTGGCTCTCCAACTCCTGGAGTGCAACCAAGATCAAGCGCGCAAAAATGCGGCATTGTTTTTTGCCGCTGCATTTGTCTTCAGAGCAGTTCTTGATGCTTTTGATTCTCAAGATGGATTACAGAAATTACTTGGTCTTCTAAATGATGCTGCGTCGGTAAGGTCTGGAGTAAATTCTGGAGCCTTGGGCTTATCAAGTGCAGGATCTCTTCGGAATGATCGATCATCTGCAGAAGTGCTGACATCATCTGAGAAGCAGATTGCCTACCACACTTGTGTTGCTTTGCGACAATATTTCAGGGCACATCTCCTTTTATTAGTTGATTCAATTCGCCCAAACAAAAGTAACCGTAGTGCTGCTAGGAACATCCCAAGTGTAAGGGCCGCGTACAAGCCACTTGATATCAGTAATGAGGCCATAGATGCAGTATTCCTACAATTACAAAAAGATCGGAAGCTTGGTCCTGCATTTGTAAGAACTCGCTGGCCAGCTGTGGAGAAATTCTTGGCTTATAGTGGCCATATTACTATGTTGGAATTGTGTCAG GCCCCACCTGTGGAACGATATCTGCATGATTTGCTCCAGTATGCATTGGGTGTTCTGCATATTGTGACTTTGGTACCTAGCAGTCGTAAGATGATTGTAAATGCAACACTAAGCAATAATCGTGTTGGTATAGCAGTGATTTTGGATGCTGCAAATATTGTTAGTAGTCATGTGGATCCGGAG ATCATCCAGCCAGCATTAAATGTTTTGGTCAACCTTGTTTGCCCTCCACCTTCAATCAGCAATAAACCTGCTTTGGCTTCACAAAGTCAACAGTCTGCTTCTGCCCAGACCTCAAATGCTCCACCCTTGGAGAGTAGAGACAGGACTGCTGAACGTAATAACCCGGATAGAGTGGCTGCTGTTACCAATCAGACTGATCCTAGAGAAAGGAATGGGGAATCCAGTGCTGTAGATCGAACAACAACAATATCTAGTTCACAAACACTGAATAACACTCCACAAACTCCTGGTTCTGCAACAACCTCAGGATTAGTTGGCGACCGGAGAATCACTCTGGGTGCTGGAGCAGGTTGTGCTGGCCTAGCTGCACAACTAGAACAAGGATATCGTCAAGCAAGAGAAGCTGTTCGTTCTAATAATGGTATAAAGGTTCTTTTGCATCTCCTCCAACCTCGCATATATTCACCACCTGCTGCTCTAGATTGCCTTCGTGCTCTAGCATGTCGAGTCCTACTTGGATTAGCTAGAGATGATACAATTGCACACATATTGACGAAGCTTCAG GTTGGGAAAAAGCTTTCAGAGCTAATTCGCGATTCAGGCAGCCAGACAACTGGAACAGAGCAGGGCAGGTGGCAAGCTGAACTTTCCCAGGCTGCAATTGAGTTGATCGGG ATTGTGACTAATTCAGGGCGTGCAAGTACATTAGCTGCTACTGATGCAGCTACTCCTACCTTGAGGCGCATAGAAAGAGCAGCTATAGCTGCTGCTACTCCTATTACATACCATTcaag GGAACTTTTGCTCCTAATTCATGAACACCTGCAGGCATCTGGATTGTCACAAGCTGCTTCTACGTTGCTTAAAGAGGCTCAATTGACTCCCTTACCATCATTGGCTGCTCCATCTTCTCTTGCACAACAGCCAACAACACCAGAAGTTTCCTCAACATCAATTCAGTGGCCATCTGGCCGGGCCCCTTCTGGATTTCTCAGTAATAAATTAAAAGCTAATGGAAGGGATGAGGATGTCAGCTTGAAAATTGATTCTTTCTCTGCAAAGAAAAAATCATTGACCTTTTCATCATCTTTTGGTTCACATTCAAAACGTCACCTTGCTGATTCACAGCAGCCCCCATCCAGAAAATGGTTAAGTGCTGGGAAGGAATCTTCAGATACTAGTATTCTAGAGATGGCATCTGAATCCTCAGGGAAACATAACATTGATACTGGATCTCACTGTAAGACTCCAGTGAACATGCCAACAAAGCGCAAGCTTTCTGATTTAAAGGATATAGGAATGTTCTCATCATCTGCCAAGCGGTTAAATGTTGGGGACCAAGGACTTCGCTCTCCTATTTTTTCAAGTTCAATACGGAAAACTACTCAGCATGCTGATTTTGCCGGGCTTTCTACACCAATTTCTAACCTAAGAAGTACAGCTGACAATGGGGATGAGAACCAATACAGTATTTCAAATCCAAGTCAGATGATGCCATCCTCCCAAGTGTTAAATGATCTTCAGCCCAACAACCCAGAACGAGTTACCCTTGATTCTCTAGTGGTTCAATATTTAAAGCATCAGCATCGCCAATGCCCAGCTCCTATTACCACTCTTCCTCCACTCTCTCTTCTTCATCCTCATGTTTGTCCTGAGCCAAAGCGAAGCTTAGACGCGCCTTCTAATGTGACTGCTCGGCTTGGTACACGTGAATTTAAACTTGCATATGGAGGAGTGCATGGGAATCGCAAGGATAGGCAATTTGTTTACAGCAGGTTTAGGCCATGGCGCACTTGTAGGGATGATGCTGGTGCCTTGTTAACATGCATTACCTTCCTTGAGGACTCTTCTCATATTGCTGTTGGGAGCCACAATGGGGAGCTAAAATTGTTCGACTCTAACAACAACAACGTGGTGGAGAGCTACACCGGTCACCAGTCTCCTTTGACGCTTGTTCAGTCTTTTGTTTCTGGTGAGACGCAGCTGTTGCTTTCATCAAGCTCCCAAGATGTTAGGCTGTGGGATGCAGCATCAATTTTGACTGGTCCTACCCATTCATTTGATGGATGCAAGGCTGCCAGGTTTAGCAATTCTGGGAATGTCTTTGCAGCCTTGTCAACTGAATCTACGCGGCGGGAAATCCTCCTGTATGATATCCAAACTTGTCAGCTAGAATCGAAGTTGACAGATACATTTGCAACTTCTACTGGGCGTGGTCATGTGTATTCTTTAATCCACTTTAGCCCCTCTGACTCAATGCTGCTTTGGAATGGTGTCCTGTGGGACCGGCGGGTTTCTGGCCCTGTTCATCGTTTTGATCAGTTCACAGACTATGGAGGTGGAGGCTTTCATCCTGCTGGTAATGAG GTAATTATAAACTCAGAAGTCTGGGATCTGCGCAAGTTCAGGCTACTACGTAGTGTTCCTTCATTAGATCAAACATCAATAACATTCAATGCACGTGGTGATGTAATGTATGCAATCTTGAGGAGAAATCTTGAAGATGTGATGTCAGCAGTCCACACACGTCGTGTCAAGCATCCTCTTTTTGCTGCATTCCGAACAGTTGATGCAATTAATTATTCTGACATAGCTACTATACCTGTGGATCGCTGTGTCCTTGATTTTGCAACTGAGTCAACAGATTCATTTGTTGGGTTGATTACTATGGATGATCAAGATGAGATGTATGCATCGGCTAGAGTCTATGAAATTGGTCGCCGGAGACCAACTGATGATGATTCTGATCCCGATGATGCAGAAAGTGAGGAGGAAGATGAGGATGACgacgatgatgatggtgatgtaGATCCACTGTTAGGCCCTGGTTTCCGTGGTGAGAGCGATAGTGATCCTGATGACATGAgcaatgatgaagatgatgatagtATAAGTGAacttgatgatgatgaagatggtGACTTTATGTTGGATGATGTCGAGTTTGACGGAGGACCTGGGATATTGGAGATTTTGACGGAGGGGGAAGAGGAGGATGATGAAGACAGTGAAGTACTCGAATCCTTAAGTAGCGATGAAGAGGATTATGTGGGTAATGGCTTTGGTTATTAA